In a genomic window of Gigantopelta aegis isolate Gae_Host chromosome 9, Gae_host_genome, whole genome shotgun sequence:
- the LOC121381593 gene encoding uncharacterized protein LOC121381593, translating into MRVSQWTKGQRTGYQRVNDQIVDYLQAARIAPSPGVTRAGYIAIGQDLGQRSAARQVAALNSNLNLVANAIMTVTHQNRGIFWNQVTLSLPSLLTSQSKVVIITATQPSDIERLAVSTMIRNLNAEVFVIGLPFKEVLSSSALQSLATSTANVRVLNTFDDFSIRNQLEQFIPVTCAVVDKDCSRCDYQNGAAYIGDDNNCHRFYFCEYKLGSDQPTKHSFVCPWTTVWDQEKLTCIHEDATNGCPYCDAPNEYGKYSVSSNCRQYRVCNGTQPYVDKCCPLGQRFDKASLTCVTDRQCQDTCGDDGRSFSCNKYPMTNDICKYQIREPGHPVYNKSCAEGTKFSREHCLCVWLLAGESCATDPRDFNGCLWTVELPFTDGANGLQTRGQNGVTKGPVFTQSSYLSSEKVLVNSVAREGVFRKGYLKSWYFSYRNWQPNLLVKLKFKEDSSNNEEQVILSNVCCDTSSDEPSVFIYVNPATGQLRGGVKTETEGMVTAEIRYNVAQSRDMWKEVTLQRAGGELKMKLTIDGTAFAQTTQGVPAMGEIVISKCSLKLGGPGYAGKSTFRGKMSSFYLSNECDVIPAPELI; encoded by the exons ATGCGAGTCTCCCAATGGACGAAGGGACAGCGAACTGGATATCAACGCGTCAATGACCAAATTGTCGACTATCTGCAGGCGGCCAGGATTGCTCCTTCCCCGGGAGTGACGAGGGCCGGCTACATTGCCATAGGCCAGGACCTGGGACAGCGATCTGCCGCCAGACAGGTTGCAGCCCTCAACTCCAACCTGAACCTCGTCGCCAACGCCATCATGACGGTCACCCATCAAAACAGGGGCATCTTCTGGAACCAGGTGACACTCAGCCTGCCAAGCTTGTTGACTTCGCAGTCCAAGGTTGTCATCATCACGGCCACGCAGCCGTCAGACATAGAGAGGCTAGCGGTGTCGACGATGATCCGGAACTTGAACGCGGAGGTTTTTGTGATCGGACTGCCCTTCAAGGAGGTCCTCAGTTCATCTGCACTCCAATCCTTGGCCACCAGTACAGCCAACGTTCGAGTCTTAAACACTTTCGACGATTTTTCCATCCGTAACCAACTTGAGCAATTTATTCCGGTTACGTGCGCTGTCGTAGACAAAG ATTGCTCTAGGTGCGATTACCAAAACGGAGCTGCCTATATTGGTGATGACAACAACTGTCACAGGTTCTACTTCTGTGAGTACAAGCTCGGATCCGACCAACCTACCAAGCACTCCTTTGTATGTCCCTGGACCACCGTGTGGGACCAGGAAAAGCTCACCTGCATCCACGAAGATGCTACCAATGGATGCC CTTACTGTGACGCCCCGAACGAGTATGGGAAATACTCCGTGAGTTCCAACTGTCGCCAGTATCGCGTATGCAACGGAACTCAGCCGTACGTGGACAAGTGCTGCCCCCTAGGTCAGAGATTTGACAAGGCAAGTCTAACCTGCGTGACCGACAGGCAATGTCAAGACACATGCGGGGACGACGGCAGATCATTTT CTTGCAACAAATATCCCATGACAAATGATATATGTAAATACCAAATTCGAGAACCTGGCCATCCCGTTTACAACAAATCATGCGCCGAAGGAACGAAGTTCAGTCGGGAACATTGTCTGTGCGTCTGGCTCCTTGCTGGAGAAAGTTGCGCGACCGATCCACGAG attttaatgGCTGCCTCTGGACTGTGGAACTGCCTTTCACAGATGGTGCTAATGGTCTTCAAACTCGCGGCCAGAACGGCGTCACGAAGGGTCCGGTGTTCACCCAGTCGTCGTACCTGAGCAGCGAGAAGGTGCTCGTGAACAGCGTGGCCAGGGAAGGCGTGTTCAGGAAGGGCTACCTCAAGTCGTGGTACTTCAGCTACCGCAACTGGCAGCCCAACCTCCTCGTGAAGCTCAAGTTCAAAGAGGACAGCTCCAACAACGAGGAACAGGTCATTTTGAGCAACGTGTGCTGCGACACGTCCAGCGACGAACCCAGCGTCTTCATCTACGTCAACCCTGCCACGGGACAACTTCGCGGCGGCGTCAAGACGGAAACTGAAGGCATGGTGACTGCCGAAATCAGATACAATGTAGCGCAG TCCCGAGACATGTGGAAAGAGGTGACACTGCAGCGAGCCGGCGGGGAACTGAAGATGAAGTTAACAATTGACGGGACAGCGTTTGCTCAAACCACACAGGGCGTGCCTGCAATGGGGG aaattGTTATAAGTAAATGCTCGCTGAAACTCGGTGGTCCAGGCTATGCGGGCAAATCAACATTCAGAGGCAAAATGTCAAGT tTCTATTTGTCGAATGAATGTGATGTCATTCCAGCCCCAGAACTCATCTAA